One genomic window of Solidesulfovibrio fructosivorans JJ] includes the following:
- a CDS encoding RluA family pseudouridine synthase, translating into MKTPVQNFTVAEAEGGQKLLQYLARRLDGAVPPTALQKFIRTGQVRIDGKRCKPFDRVAAGQIVRMPPYEIKEPRNSPAKTAAPRGHDLDILHEDDEILVIVKPAGLPVHPGSGHPFALTSILRARYPDAPFRPTPAHRLDRDTTGVLLVAKSYRALRAIHEAMTTGTAHKDYLAWVWGEWTLGEANDWVTLRDRLAKEGGPGRERVEPSAGGKDAVCKVRLLGVMDTASLVEVRLETGRTQQIRAQLASRGAPIVGDPKYGGGPPPMRLHAWRVVLPDAAFCAPPDWEAPWLVKRLRRASLATCREEDLGRPSASAPPDAPE; encoded by the coding sequence ATGAAAACACCCGTGCAAAATTTCACCGTGGCCGAGGCCGAGGGAGGGCAAAAGCTCCTCCAATATCTCGCCCGGCGTCTGGACGGCGCGGTGCCCCCTACCGCCTTGCAGAAATTCATCCGCACCGGGCAAGTCAGGATCGACGGCAAGCGCTGCAAGCCCTTCGACCGTGTGGCCGCCGGCCAGATCGTGCGCATGCCGCCCTACGAGATCAAGGAGCCGCGCAACTCGCCGGCGAAGACGGCTGCGCCGCGCGGCCACGATCTGGACATCCTCCACGAGGACGACGAGATCCTCGTCATCGTCAAGCCGGCCGGCCTGCCCGTCCATCCCGGCTCCGGCCATCCCTTCGCCCTGACCAGCATCCTGCGCGCGCGCTACCCCGACGCCCCGTTCCGCCCCACACCGGCCCACCGGCTCGACCGCGACACCACCGGCGTGCTCCTCGTGGCCAAGTCCTACCGCGCCCTGCGCGCCATCCACGAGGCCATGACCACGGGCACGGCCCACAAGGATTACCTCGCCTGGGTCTGGGGCGAATGGACGCTTGGCGAAGCCAACGATTGGGTGACGTTGCGCGACCGGCTGGCCAAGGAAGGCGGCCCGGGACGCGAACGGGTGGAGCCGTCCGCGGGCGGCAAGGATGCGGTGTGCAAGGTGCGGCTTTTGGGGGTGATGGACACGGCCAGCCTGGTCGAGGTCCGGCTTGAGACGGGCCGCACCCAGCAGATCCGGGCCCAGCTCGCCTCGCGCGGCGCCCCCATCGTCGGCGACCCGAAATACGGCGGCGGTCCGCCGCCCATGCGGCTGCACGCCTGGCGGGTTGTCCTGCCGGACGCCGCCTTCTGCGCCCCGCCCGATTGGGAAGCGCCCTGGCTGGTCAAACGGCTGCGGCGCGCTTCCCTGGCCACCTGCCGCGAGGAAGACCTCGGACGGCCTAGCGCCTCAGCGCCGCCAGACGCCCCAGAATGA
- a CDS encoding TrmH family RNA methyltransferase, which translates to MSRHDRNNRFSSAPHSGAAPEPGELLPGRKPVRELLAERPRGIDDVLLRQGLRGPDIDAIVAACREARVRFRFVAAADLDRLCPGNHQGVVARLAAGELTSLDDVLAATRAAPLPVAVALDRVQDPGNVGTLARTLFALGGGGILLPRHEGARLGPGAAKASAGTLARLPVAKVTNLAQALDAAIEAGFSIVGAAGEPEADNALEATADFPLILVLGNEDEGIRQGIRKRCGRLWRIPQARPIDSLNVAQAGAIILGRLAALRR; encoded by the coding sequence ATGAGCCGGCATGACCGTAACAATCGTTTTTCGTCCGCGCCCCACTCGGGCGCAGCGCCGGAGCCCGGCGAACTGCTGCCCGGCCGCAAACCCGTGCGCGAACTTCTGGCCGAACGCCCGCGCGGCATCGACGACGTGCTGTTGCGCCAGGGCCTTCGCGGCCCGGACATCGACGCCATTGTCGCCGCCTGCCGCGAGGCCCGCGTGCGCTTCCGGTTCGTGGCGGCGGCCGACCTGGACCGGCTTTGTCCCGGCAATCATCAGGGCGTTGTGGCGAGGCTCGCCGCCGGCGAGCTGACCAGTCTCGATGACGTGCTGGCCGCGACCCGGGCCGCGCCGTTGCCGGTGGCCGTGGCCCTCGACCGGGTGCAGGACCCGGGCAACGTGGGCACGCTGGCCAGAACGCTTTTCGCCCTGGGCGGCGGCGGCATCCTTTTGCCCCGCCACGAGGGGGCGCGGCTTGGGCCGGGGGCGGCCAAGGCCTCGGCCGGAACGCTGGCCCGGCTGCCGGTGGCCAAGGTGACCAACCTGGCCCAGGCGCTGGATGCGGCCATCGAGGCGGGGTTTTCCATCGTCGGCGCGGCCGGGGAGCCGGAGGCGGACAATGCGCTTGAGGCCACGGCCGATTTCCCGCTGATCCTGGTGCTCGGCAACGAGGACGAGGGCATCCGGCAGGGGATACGCAAACGCTGCGGCCGGCTGTGGCGCATTCCCCAGGCCAGGCCCATCGATTCCCTGAACGTGGCCCAGGCCGGGGCGATCATTCTGGGGCGTCTGGCGGCGCTGAGGCGCTAG
- a CDS encoding branched-chain amino acid ABC transporter permease, translating into MFALYLAQIVNSGLALGAVYGLMALGFSLIYSASRLINFAQGELLLLGGLCLATLAGCVHLSPLLAVSAAIVAGFSLGRVLFATTLGLSLRASPLKQLMLTVAASLVFQGVAILAWGKNPLMPPRLLPLPDVRLGPLFLGRDTATGLVLAVCSALALGLFLKYTRLGRALRATSQNAVAARLMGINPVFCHALSFALAGGLAALAALAVGPQTGLRYDMGLGLGLKGFAAATIGGYVSLGRVFLGGLALGLIEAALVLLLSGELKEIATYALIIVLLVLAPGETEAERP; encoded by the coding sequence GTGTTCGCCCTGTATCTGGCCCAGATCGTCAACTCTGGACTGGCCTTGGGAGCCGTCTACGGTCTTATGGCCCTGGGCTTTTCCCTGATCTACAGCGCCAGCCGGCTGATCAACTTCGCCCAGGGCGAACTGCTGCTTCTCGGCGGACTGTGCCTGGCCACCCTGGCCGGCTGCGTCCACCTTTCCCCGCTGCTGGCGGTCTCGGCCGCCATCGTGGCCGGCTTTTCCCTGGGCCGGGTGCTTTTCGCCACCACGCTCGGGCTTTCGCTTCGCGCCTCGCCGCTTAAGCAGCTCATGCTCACCGTGGCGGCGAGCCTGGTGTTCCAGGGCGTGGCCATTTTGGCCTGGGGCAAAAATCCGCTCATGCCCCCGCGCCTGCTTCCCCTGCCCGATGTGCGCCTGGGGCCGCTTTTTCTCGGCCGCGACACGGCGACCGGGCTCGTGCTGGCCGTTTGCAGCGCGCTGGCGCTCGGGCTTTTCCTCAAATACACGCGCCTTGGCCGGGCGCTTCGGGCCACCTCGCAAAACGCCGTGGCGGCGCGGCTCATGGGCATAAACCCGGTTTTTTGCCATGCCCTGTCCTTCGCCCTGGCCGGGGGGCTGGCCGCTCTGGCCGCTTTGGCCGTCGGGCCGCAAACCGGGCTTCGCTACGACATGGGGCTCGGACTTGGGCTCAAGGGGTTCGCCGCGGCCACCATCGGGGGCTACGTTTCGCTTGGCCGGGTGTTTCTGGGCGGGCTGGCCCTGGGGCTTATCGAGGCGGCGCTGGTGCTGCTGCTTTCCGGGGAACTCAAGGAAATCGCCACCTACGCCCTCATCATCGTCCTGCTCGTCCTCGCCCCGGGCGAGACCGAGGCCGAACGCCCGTGA
- a CDS encoding ABC transporter substrate-binding protein — MAKILMLLAALLLVPAVAAAQQAGQSPAPAATAQPAEQHPAPTGDPIVIGGLFAQSGPAAVVGTPSKLVAEMTVKQINAMGGILGRPLKLIAYDTESSPDVALREARKLVEGDHVLAIVGPTSTGEGLAVKKYTEEKHVPVIMTVGGDAVIAGGKFGPYDWTFKAPQRTATAVAKIYEYLKGKNISKIAVMSSKDAFGQDGLTELKQNASKFGIDIIASETFDPKGTDFSAQAFKLQAAKPQAVVVWTIGPAGAIAAKNFASLPGERPLLVECHGQPGPNYLKLAGEAAGGTVMPGTKLMAPETLPDEDPQKIVIEAFIKAYNDAGIQEKFPLNTHSGYAYDALTLLRAGLEKAGKADPEALREALENLHHVVGVSGVYNLSSQDHNGLGPDSMIMLIVDSGRFKLAP, encoded by the coding sequence ATGGCCAAAATTCTCATGCTGCTCGCAGCATTGCTCCTTGTACCCGCTGTCGCCGCGGCCCAGCAGGCCGGCCAGAGCCCGGCCCCCGCCGCCACGGCGCAGCCGGCCGAACAGCACCCGGCCCCAACCGGCGACCCCATCGTCATCGGTGGGCTTTTCGCCCAGTCCGGCCCGGCCGCCGTGGTCGGCACCCCGAGCAAGCTCGTGGCCGAAATGACCGTCAAACAGATCAACGCCATGGGCGGTATCCTGGGCCGGCCGCTCAAGCTGATCGCCTACGACACCGAGTCCTCCCCGGACGTGGCCCTGCGCGAGGCCAGAAAGCTCGTCGAGGGCGACCACGTGCTGGCCATTGTCGGTCCGACCTCCACCGGCGAAGGCTTGGCCGTCAAGAAATACACCGAGGAAAAGCACGTCCCGGTCATCATGACCGTGGGCGGCGACGCGGTCATCGCCGGCGGCAAGTTCGGCCCCTACGACTGGACCTTCAAGGCCCCCCAGCGCACCGCCACGGCCGTGGCCAAGATCTACGAGTACCTCAAAGGCAAAAACATCTCGAAGATCGCGGTCATGAGCTCCAAGGACGCTTTTGGCCAGGACGGCCTGACGGAGCTGAAGCAAAACGCCTCCAAATTCGGCATCGACATCATCGCCTCGGAAACCTTCGATCCCAAGGGCACGGATTTCTCGGCCCAGGCCTTCAAGCTGCAGGCCGCCAAGCCCCAGGCCGTGGTGGTCTGGACCATCGGCCCGGCCGGGGCCATCGCCGCCAAGAACTTCGCCTCCCTGCCCGGCGAACGCCCCCTGCTCGTCGAATGCCACGGCCAGCCCGGCCCCAATTACCTGAAGCTGGCCGGCGAGGCCGCCGGCGGCACGGTCATGCCCGGCACCAAGCTCATGGCCCCGGAAACCCTGCCCGACGAAGACCCGCAGAAAATCGTCATCGAGGCCTTCATCAAGGCCTACAACGACGCCGGCATCCAGGAAAAATTCCCGCTCAACACCCACTCCGGCTACGCCTACGACGCCCTGACCCTCCTGCGCGCCGGCCTGGAAAAGGCCGGCAAAGCCGACCCCGAAGCCCTGCGCGAGGCCCTGGAAAACCTCCACCACGTGGTCGGCGTCTCCGGCGTCTACAACCTCTCCTCCCAGGACCATAACGGACTGGGCCCGGACTCCATGATCATGCTCATCGTGGACTCCGGCCGCTTCAAGCTTGCGCCGTAG
- a CDS encoding branched-chain amino acid ABC transporter permease yields the protein MTAVAVSRKISLAFFFGALLAVGLFTPGYQLIGVNQHMFLAANVLALNFCLGLGGQISLAQGAFAGIGAYASVLLHARYPGATLVIAPAVVLGTGLLAALISRPMERLGKGFLAMATLCVSLVCINVALTLENVTGGSAGLMVERKLALPGLGELAGDRVTFFLFVLLLAVGAYVFLAVRDSRLGRALAACRDDRFAASSLGIDRPAARAVSFGLGGAFSAAAGLLYGHYTGFISPEQFNLELSLKALLFLVIGGPGNLLRPLFAALVLETAMSHLQFLGDARTLVNGLLLGAALLAGFRRLRK from the coding sequence GTGACCGCCGTAGCCGTTTCCCGCAAGATCTCGCTGGCGTTTTTTTTCGGGGCGTTGCTCGCGGTGGGCCTTTTCACCCCGGGCTACCAGCTCATCGGCGTCAACCAGCACATGTTTCTGGCGGCAAACGTCCTGGCGCTCAATTTCTGCCTCGGCCTCGGCGGCCAGATTTCCCTGGCCCAGGGGGCTTTCGCCGGCATCGGAGCCTATGCCTCGGTGCTGCTGCATGCCCGCTATCCCGGGGCGACGCTTGTCATCGCCCCGGCGGTGGTCCTTGGCACGGGGCTTCTGGCGGCCCTTATAAGCCGCCCCATGGAACGCCTCGGCAAAGGGTTTCTGGCCATGGCCACGCTGTGCGTGTCGCTCGTGTGCATCAATGTGGCGCTCACCCTCGAAAACGTCACCGGCGGTTCGGCCGGGCTCATGGTGGAGCGCAAGCTGGCGCTGCCGGGGCTGGGCGAGCTGGCCGGGGACCGGGTGACTTTTTTCCTTTTCGTCCTGCTTTTGGCCGTGGGGGCCTACGTGTTCCTGGCCGTGCGCGACAGCCGGCTGGGACGGGCCCTGGCCGCCTGCCGCGACGACCGTTTCGCCGCTTCGAGCCTGGGCATCGACCGGCCGGCGGCGCGGGCCGTGTCCTTCGGCCTGGGCGGGGCCTTTTCGGCCGCGGCCGGCCTGCTTTACGGCCACTACACCGGCTTTATAAGCCCCGAGCAGTTCAACCTGGAGCTCTCGCTCAAGGCACTGTTGTTCCTCGTTATCGGCGGTCCGGGCAACCTCCTGCGCCCGCTTTTCGCCGCCCTTGTGCTGGAGACGGCCATGAGCCATCTCCAATTCCTGGGCGACGCCCGCACCCTGGTCAACGGGCTGCTTCTGGGCGCGGCGCTTTTGGCCGGATTCCGGCGGCTGCGCAAATAG